A window of Daucus carota subsp. sativus chromosome 2, DH1 v3.0, whole genome shotgun sequence genomic DNA:
TATGCCGAGGAGATCAAATGCAAAGATAGCCACAGTAGCGAGTTCCCATACATTATTACAGAATAGTATAATAACTAAGATAAAGAACATAACGGATCAACAGGCCAAGCATCTTCAGGTTGTGGAAGTAGCAGATCCTTTTGTTTGAGTCCTTGTACTTGATTAGCTCAGTGGTTGTTACACCAATTTGCCAACATGTATCCATGCATACTTATTTAAGTTCACAGGCTCAAATTCATCTTTCAATTTTGTTGTTTAAAGTACAAACCTTAACGCGTTCCTCAGATCCTCGACAGGCTCATGATTATGATTTATGAAGAATCTTGTTGCTTGCAAGTTTGACAACTTTGGCTCACCTAAAACATTAATGTTACAATGTTTTATGAatatagaggtaattgcatatcgcaccccctaagtatcgttcaaaaacgatagagtacctatactttaagaaattcaactcgcaccccttatctttacttctcaaaaccgagatgcgccccctgccgttaacttccgttaactcagtgcattccgttaagtcactatatatataattgcaattcagaccccctaacttacgttcaaaaacgatattgtacccgtACTTTTAAAAACCCAAATCGCACCACCTATCTTTAtatttcaagaacgatacgcaccccctccgttgaattccgttaccttccgttaaaatactcttccgtctcaatttatatgtcccttttgctttttaagaagtcaaattgactaatttttgaccaactattaaaaaaagtaaatctagtctatttgttTTCACAAATAATAGAGGGCCCGAATTTCGCAAAtaatagagttaattgcaattcggaccccctattatttacctctattaaaataggctagatttactttttgatgatatttttttaaaacaaaatctagtatattttaatatgtaactttctattttctaaaataataaataaatattgttttaataagttgatcaaaaattagtcaatttgacttctcaaaaagcaaaagggacatgtaaattgagacggaagagtattttaacggaaggtaacggaattcaacggagggggtgcgtatcgttcttgaaatgtaaagataggtggtgcgatttgggtttccaaaagtacgggtacaatatcgtttttgaacgtaagttagggggtccgaattgcaattatatatatagtgacttaacggagtgcactgagttaacggaagttaacggcaagGGGTGTATctcggttttgagaagtaaagataaagggtgcgagttgagtttcttaaagtataggtactctatcgtttttgaacgatacttagggggtgcgatatgcaattacctcatgaatatattagaaaacataaatgtaattttttgaGAACTACCTTGTATGAATTTTGCTTTACAGCTTGAGATGATAACGATTATTCGATGTTCGTCAGCAGCATTGAGTCGTTGAGCAAAAGATTGAGCCATTTCATTGTAGAATGTAACTTCCGCCCAAGTGCTATTAAGAGATGGATAAAAAGTTTGAATCCTCCACCATGTAATATTTCTAtaagattagtgattaaaaagcGAAACACAAACTGCATATCATTGATTGTAAACTGGATGCAGGATTTTTCTTCATTATATTTGTTTCTGAAGTTCATGATTGATTGTACTTGTTCCAGAATGCCAACAACATCTGTATAATAAGAAACCATATATTTAGAAATAGATGCACTCGCTTTGTTGTAGGCTTGTACTTGACAAACACGACTCACCGATCAGGAAGGTGTCTTCCAATACAGCATTGATTATAGCGCACAACTCAGTAAATTGAAAGACATGAGGCGGGATGTAATCCACACCTCCAGTCACAAAGACCTCAGTCATATGATACAGTTGGATATAAATATCATTCATGACCAAACGCCCCTCTATAACTGCTACAGATATTTAAAATCGTAATGACGGACTAAAGATTTTCTGGCCAGACTTTCTACCCATATCTAGTGGGTATGCACTTGAAGCCCATCTATCCATAATCCACCAGACCACCAcaaacgataaataaactattATCACCAAACTGCATATTATAACAATTTTGCACCCATATGAAGGTTTTAAGAAATCAGATGTCCAAAAAGAAACACAAAAAACTTTAAATATAAGGTATACATAAGCAAGCCATCGCCCCATTGTActaatatacaaatacaagtgcCAGAAACTTGTGAGGTAACATTTAGTAATGAATGCACCCCGTAATCCACTTGTTGCTCTAAGAGTCTCATGAGGAAGCCATGGAATCTTTGGTCATTACTCATCGTCACTATCATTGCTAAAAACAGAGACAACCGGTTTTTTGGGCTTCTTAGCAGCATTGCCAAAGGAActctgaagaaaaaaaattacatataggAATATTAATTTGCCATACAACAGATGCAAACAGGCAGGAAACAACTTTATGTAAAAAAAGCTCTAAAACAAGCAAACAAGAATATACAAAATCAATTCAAGCGACAATCTCCAATAGGACGTTCTACTTGCAAAATAACTCACTCATCAATTTTTCAACAGAATCACGATATctaatatgaattttaaaagtagTAAAATGACTCTTTCAAGTCAAATGATTGACCAAAAGAGATTGCATATTAAAAACTAAGAATGATACTAGCGTCTAGAGGATGACACAGATATTATATCCAGGTGTGGAAAAAGGTCCTACTCGCAAGAGAGGTCAAGAGCTTGATTCATACCTCCCTTTCCCCTGTACTTAATAACAAATCACCTACCAAAACATAAATACTGATAAAATAAACATAAGATACAAGGCAAAGCGAGGCTCGAATTATGTTATCTGATAAGATGCATTCCCTAAAGCAGTCTTTTaagatgatttaaaattattatataataatattcaagcagatgataaaaaaaacaacttgtaccctCAAAAGGCAACTACTTAACCCACCACTAAAAAACATCTCTCCTATTTCCTTTGGGTCTTCATCTCTGTACAAGGCTTTAGAACAACTCTTTTTTCTGCCCTTTGTACAGACCAGAGGTCATTATTGGTCTAACCATGTAAACAATCTATTGTTTAGTTCCAGATACTGTTGCTGTTGTTTTCCGATATGTCTATTTGTGATTACTTGTATCTAGCCAGAGAACCCTGTCACATCTCTTTGATACTGAATCCCATTGCAGAATGAAGACCAATACTCGTTGCTATTTTCTATATCATATTTCATGAAAACTAAATGTCATGATTATAAAGCTTTTACTAGTAAAACATCTAAATCGGGCAGAAAATATTAAGTCAACTTTTCACCTCTAGAAGTTCTCAAATCCTTTTTTACTTGTAGATTCTTTAGTTGGTATTGTCTGTCTTATTTTACAACCTCCTCCTATGTTTATGCACATTCAAGCATACAAAACATAAATCCAAATTTTTGTCACCCTTGGATCTCTCTAATGGCATTATGTACCTTGGAGGTGCCACTTTTTGACGAAAATCCAAATTTTAGCACCTTCCGTTGATCCTGATCTGCCAGCGCTGTAACACTTTTCCCTGAGGAGGTGACCGCTTCAGTTCCAGATTCATcttgttgttgctgctgctgctgctgctgctgctgctgctgctgctgctgctgctgcttatGAGCATCAGCCCTGTTTGTAAGATGAAGAACCTCTCAACACttgttatatattatactaactTGAAACAATGATCAACATCTGATATCTAGTAAAAGAAATTGCAATTTACAGAATTAGGTAAAGATGCATGTGTACATTTGAGCAAATTTCGCCATCTCCCTCTCCTGGCGTTGTTGTTCACGCTTTTGCCTGTCATCACGACTGCTACTCCcgtgcatttctctcatttcctTAAATCGctgttaaaatatataattaataagacgATATATTAAGAATACCCTGACGACCATAGAAGTAAACAAGGCCTGCAAGTTTAAAAAAAGACTAATGATTACTTTACCTTTCTGTGGTTGTGATCATAAGAGCTCAGGTGACCTTCAAACTCCACGGCCAACTTGTATTGCTTGTTGCATAGCTCACAGAAGAACACCTTGCGAATTTCCTTCACCTCCGTTTGAATTTTCTGCTCACGTTCTGCTAAAACCTGGATGTTCATAATGTGCAGGAAGCAGGCAGTAGAAGCCACCAGGTAATAAAAACTGCACGAAATTCTCAAGACCTCCAAAACTTGATCTTTCCTTATGATATACCATTCCCGTCAAAagacaaacatatatatatgctGCCTTCTGTTAATGGATATAGGTTTCAGAAAAAGTAAAGTATCAACTCTCATCATCTAATTCTGGAAGCTACTTTCACTATTAGTCATCTATACTGTCTACAAGTTAACAGGAATTAACATACCTCTCGCTTCTTTGCAATTTCTTCAGTCTCCTCAACTTCAATATCAAGTTTCTTCCGCTGAATATTTTCTTCTGCAGTAAAATAATCATCTTCCTCTTGTTTCCCAATCCCTAATCTCGGATCCCTGATCCCCGATTTGATCGGCTCAGTTATTCCTTTTACATAATTACAATGATACATGATCAGATTTTATTTTACAATCTTTTTAAAAAGCACCATTGAATGGACACAAAACATTAGGGAAATGTTCTGAAGTGCTAAATAATTGGGCAGTTCTACCAAGTAAAGGCACAAAGAATCATTATTGTCATGTAAAAAATCAACAACAAAATAATACATTAAGTGCAAAACAGTATTCAGTTCTGAATTCGGGTAACATAAAGCCCAGAAGATGTGCTATTTGAAGTTGGCAAGAACAGGCTTTTTGAAATAGAAAAATGAATATGACAATTTCAACATGGTTTCACTGCCAGCCCACTCAAGACAATTTGGCAGAAAGTGGGTGGCTGAGTAGGGTATTCAAAAATATAGACCACTGATGGTGAAAAATCCAAGAAGGCATACTACAGAAAAAACAAGACTAAAAGGAGGATCGGAGAAGAAAGAAGAGTAAGGtgaaataaattgaaaaaacaattgTAAGGCTTATGTGTAATAAGAGTAACAGTTGTAGTGTGATCATAGAGTAACTATTGTCCTATATGATAGAgtaatttgttgattataagtTGGAAACTTAAATAGTGGCCCCATGGGTGCTACTTATATATAACTCCCAGACTTTTCCATTTTCTTACTTGAAGCATGGTGCAAGACTTCTACATTTTAAACTACCAACAAAAAGTACTTTCAAAAAGCAAATCTCCCCATGCATAATAATCAGAATATAAATCTCCTTTAATTTTCAGCATATGCATTATTTTGCAAACCACGCTTTAAGAGGTTAAATAACACGGGCTGGGATTTTTACAACTTATGCAATGCAACATGATATTGATAAGATGTAGCTACCAGATATTAGGATGCATGGTATATTgggataataaatatttataacaaaactTACTTAAACATTAATATAAGCCCAGAGAATAACCAGCTACACAGCACAAAAAGAAGATCTATGAACCACGACCTCTACAATGAATTAAACTAATATAAGcatcatattatattaattactgCAAATCGTTTTAAGGACATACCTTGTTCATTTTTCCCAAGGCCCTTCCCTTTCCAGCCCATCTTCTGGAGTAGCCTAAACCCGACATTAGATGATGTCAGTTGTGTATCCAAAGATGCTTGCTCTACATTATCTAGATCCACATTTTCTGTCGGCCTGTGATTGATTGGCAAACGAAAATCCTCTGCAAGACCTTCAAGAACTAAAGCCTCGTCTGCCTGTAACAGAAAAACAAACAAGCCATCACTATATGTTTTGTACATACCAAAACCAAACAATCATAATAATATCGCATTAACTAAATACGGGACAagctgattttgtttcagagtAACATATAAAGAAAATTCCTCCTGGATGACATTCTTCGAAAAGCATAAATTGGCCATGACCAATCATCATAAACCAGAACAGAAGCCAATggaaaaaatcaaaatgatacaAGACCATAATCCTAAAACATCCGGTAATAATACCATTTTTCACCAACTTACCTCCTCCGGTATCTGTTGTCTTTCGTCTCTCATGCGCGCTTCCATCTTGGCCCATCGATTTTCCATACCGAATACCCTAAATTGCATACAAGTCAATAGGGCAATTCGAATAAATTGCCAAAGCACTCTCGAAAACATACATATAACAACAATCCCTCTACAAATATCATTCCTTTAAAATACGAAATCTCCACTCGAAAAAATAACTACTACAAGATAAAGTCTAAATCCAACTCTTAGCTCCACTGCAACTAATTTCATTGATTATAAAACACACAATACTAAGTGATTCCCCAAATTAGCCCTAAATTCCAAAAGAACACACAGAACAGATAGATTACCTAAACTATGGAGAAACACTATACGAGACAAATCTATCAAATAGTATGAAATAACTGATAAAGCAGATGAAAGAATTCTAGGGTTTAGTTAAAGGATTAACACCTGTATAATTAGTGATATATACACAGAAAGACATAAATCTTACTTAAATTTACCTACACGCCTTTCGATTTGGGTGTTTCTCAGTCTCCTGTTTTCTCCGATCGgtggaatatataattatcaaggCCGACTTATGTGATATTTGTAATGTGCATCACGGCTTTCACTTATATATTGCTGTTGGAATATATTATATCAAGGCCGACTTTCTTatgttgttttttaaaaaaattatatataaatgtcaaaaatttaatttataataaatttcatgtgtaatctattatatatcttatacatATCTTGTAATGAATGGCATATCTCCAAATATGGAAGGAGGAGATATGACATGTCATAAAAGATATGGGATAAGGAGAAGCTTCTAGAATGTTGGAGAAGATCAGGAGCATGATTTGGCGTATCTCTTATTCATGGAAAGAATCAAGGATGAGTCAGCATATCTTAAAGATCTCAGCATTAATGGAGAAGATTGGATGGGCCTCAGGCCATCCCAAAAGCCCGTGACTCCACCTATATAAGGAGGAGCAACTTCATTCTCTTCATTCACTCAGAGTTGGAGAGCAATCACTTGTAGAGAGAAGTGAGAGCAAATACAGTGAGAGCTACTTAgagttctagagagagaaagagcttTGTAGTAGGCACTCTTGTATTCTAGCAGTTAGTGGGTAGCTGGTCCCAATATATAAGGACAGCTGGCCTAGATTGTTAGGACCTTTTTGTGTTAATAAAAAGGTTGGGGGGGTTTCCCCGAATATCGTGGCTCTtgtgattctgttgattattacTAACCCCTTTTGCAGGTTGGGTTAGCTGCGCATTGCTGGCCAAGCTCTAGGAGTAGAGTTGGCGCATCACTTAGGCGAAAATTTTAGCCGTGTTAGCACGCTTCCGCACGCCTTCGTGACATTAGCAAttgtgagtaatttaattcgttGAGACTAAACTATCCTTACtccttatacatatatattcatagaTAGTGaggttattattgactttttatactaacatatttattagacattaatgtctattcattaatatacattaattactttataattaaaactccaatagtatataatatttataattattatttaatgaaaAGCGGCAATTAATGGGAATAATTAACAtgattattatttgaaattaatttaatattatatatgttaaaataatatataatcatttttttaactttaatttttcccattaattttgtaaatttttatattctggCTGATTTTCGATCTATTACTCAAATCACTTACCAATTAGACATCGATTTAACCGGACTTTTACCAAATCGGATCAAAATCCGTCCGATTATCGATTAATCTGTTAATTTGGCCGATTTTTAGAATttcattattatgatttaataacattagacacacacacacgttAGAATgactataaatataatatataactatatgataAAAACTCTAATTCGGCAATAATCtcattttttaacaaattttcaatatttttaggTGAGTAGtatttcaattataaaataaaattttaaatagtgtatattttttgtatttatatttaataaatatcataatagtgTGCTGACATGGCAGATGATGTCAGCAGTGGGCCcccctgaaaattaaaaaaaaataaaaaataaaagattggagtgctcatagcaaaaatgggagtggaaatagtggtttttaggtttgtatgggagtgtggtttgtagtggaataagcgtcttactccagtacaaactccttactgtacaaacgtacaaaccagtgattatgacaataacatttagtgattagcagattttaatttaacaaatacatatatacatacatcaccaccgccaccacaatcacctccaatcaccaccaccacgaccACCCCACCCTCCACCACCACCCACCACAACTGCCCAgcgccactctctctctctctctctctctctctctctctctctctctccaccatccaccaccaaccaccactgtccagcgcctctctctctctccaccacccaccaccactgtcagcggctctctctctctggttgtTCGCTCACCAATTAgtgctatacacacacaaacacacacattcaccactgcttttctcatctccctcaatcgtgtttctagcactgccCTCGCGCCGGCGTCGCGGCTGCCGCCGGCCGCACTGCACCACCGCTCGGCTATGCGCCCCGTAAGTgctcccctccccttatctctccatcagaccccctggtagatttagtgattctgttcaatcatttagtgattctgttcaagtcatttagtgattgtttgtacgtttgtacactaaggagtttgtatttgagcacttgcctatatatataatattattatttttacataagtTCTTAATTTGGCTAAATACATTTAGCCAAGTATGGGCATTTTCAAAGTCCAGACTTGTAAGtttattaaagtgtttgagagaaAATAGACGTCCCGATAAAAAGATGGAATTTTCGACTTTTTATATGTGCTACTCACTTTTTCAAGAGAAGTATAAATTGACTTTCTTAGAAAAGGAAGCCGGAAGCGGTGGCAGCCTAACATACCCATGATATGACTTTAAATACAAACAAACATTacatttaaattatgtttataatacaaataatcttaatttagaaaagatgaacaaaaaaatatgagatataataaaaaaaaatttaattcaaagcaacccgtgctttgcacgggttaaaaagCTAGTTGAAATAATATTcacaataaaaatgatttaaaataaatgattttctaaataagtGGTCAAAATATGCATTCACTCCTAACCTAGAACGATGGCGTACATCTTATGGATTGCCATTGAGCCGTTCTAAAACTCAGTATCAAAGGGTCAATTTCAGTGAGGAAATTCATGAAGAGGATGTAGCTACATGTATCACGGAGGCCTGTGTATCACAAATGaatacttttaaatatttggGTTCTATCATTCAGAGTAATGGTGATATTTCTGCAGATATAACTCATCGTATTTTGACAGGATGGTTATGTTGGAGGGCTGCTACTGGTGTGTTGTGTGACAAAAAGTATCGTTGAAGTTGAAGGGTAATTTTACAGGGTGGCAATTACACTGTTATTATTATATGGTTCCGAGTGTTGGCCATTGCGAAAAGTTCAAGACCGTCGACTAGAGACAGCAAAAATGCGCATGTTGCATTGGATTTTGTGGTAACACCATGACAGATCATATACTGAGTGTTACTCTTTGCCGCCTTTTAGGCGTTGAGTCTATCTCTAAGAAAATAGGATAGGGGTGTTTACGTTGGTATGTACATGTTAGGCGTAAATGTAATTCAGCGCCGCTTCGAAGAGTTGAACATTTATCAGTTCGAGGTAAGAGAAAGAGAGGTCGGCCCCTTCGCACGTGGTTTGGTCAATTAAGTTTGGACTTGGGAGCCCTAGATATCAcggaggatatgatatttgataAGAATGATTAGCGACGGcgtattagagtagttgagacACAGTCTCGTGGTTTTCGTGGTTTACAGAGGTTTTGAGGGTTGGGATGTTATGCTTTAGGAAGAGATTTGCACCAATCTTTCTTCTCCCACACCTTCACCTTTGCAATTCGTGAAAATGATTGTTCTTGATTTCTTCAATTGTTTCCTCCACCAGACTTCGCTACAGTTAATGGATAATGTTTCGGTAAGTCTCATGTGAAGAAGGTCATGGGCTAAGGTATTGTAGTAATATTGTATCACacacctttttaattattatgcACTAAaccgggggtcttcacggaaacagtcTCTCTACTTTAAGGATAGAAGCATGACTGCATACATTTTACCCTCGTCAGACCATGCTCTAAGCGGAAATACTGAGTACGTATGGTATGGTACGGTACTCCTAACACActcgataaattattttacatatttcaaattttgtctCAATCTTTCTCACATAAATAACCTGACAaatgataattaatattaattcaataatttatatatacacataggaattaggatcatattatgattttaaactaaaaactgTCTAACTAAATTTCGAGAAACAATTTTCAACTATCTTACCTTTCCCGAAACATAATTCAATTCGATGGTAGTAATATTTTGTAGGCGGACTTGAGAGTTTCGGCCCGTTATATTTTTTGTCAGCCGAACGTGATTTACAAGGAGGAAGCGAGTGGGCTGTTTCTTCATCGTCACCACTTGATCTACAATCTCCTTTGTTTCTATTTTCACATTGTTCGCCGGAACTGCAGCGCCAACCACTGGGAATTGGGTCGCCGCCGTGGGTATGAGTATCTGGTGGCGGAAAAGCGAGCTTCCGCTTCTTGTCCTCTATGCCGTTGTCTTTTACGTCTACGTCATTCGTCGTTCCCTCAACCTCTCTCACGGTACATTACGATTTCGTTGTCGTTTTAtctcaaatattataatatcttaTGTCTATtcgagtttgattttgaattttcaatTCTGTCACAGATTATTTTCACCAAGCCAGGGGTTTAGTTCCAGGATGGATTCCTAATCAGTTTAATGTATGTCCCTCTCTTTCCCACGCATCGTAATTACTATGCCTTATTACTTCATGCTGAAGATTCTCGAAGATTACTTTAATTTATATCGATTTCTTGGTCATTCAGCTAGGATTATTCAAGTCGTTGGTATTTGCATCCAGATTATTCATCTTGGATCAGACCAACATTTTGCCCATTTGTTGCTAGTTAATTAAGTTTATTGTGTTATATAGCTGATGAGTACTCGATATCACTTCTTTGGTGTACCTACATACAAGTTAATTATTCAATATCTTTTTAAGATGGTTGACTATGGATGCTCATATGACTTTTTGGACCAAGGCTGTTAATGAATCGATCAAGCATGTTATAAACTTATAGGGCTTCCTGCTGGTTTAGTTGGCATGGTTTTAAACTATGTCACCTGGACTCGGctaaaagtgtccaacatggatacgtgtccgagtgttggactcggcaatattttgagaatttacatgtttttggcctaaaagAAGTGTCGAGTGTCTAACAAGGGTACTCGAGACAAATGAAGAGTTGGGGTAACATAGGTTTTAAATGTGCTACAGGGAGCACCGTGGCAAAGGTAGAACTAGGGAGCCCAAGCAGGCTGAGCCACATTTGTTCGGATTTGGACTTGAGATACACAGCATCATAACAATACCCAAGTAATGCCGGCTTATAGTTTTACTAAGAAAATCAGAGTCTTGGGATTgatattatttactttttttaatctgtTTATGGTATTTAAAATTAGCCTTCTTCTTTCCCCTCTTTATGCAGGATGTATCTGATGCACAATGGAGAAATTTCCGTGGGAATTTACCGATTCTTACTTTTGTATTAGGGATTTTTACAATGGTGGCCAACATGCTCAGAGCACACTATAACTTGAAAGCAAAGGGGATGTCCATAGTTTGGCTTGTGATTTCATGGATATATCTAGCATACTTGCATGGAGCTTTGTATGTCACCATGTCCTGTATTCATTATTAACTGCTAGTCTGCTACTGTACCTTTATAGGCTCTGTGATTTTATCGACTGCTACAATACCTTTATAGGCTGTTTGATTTTAActaacttctgcttcttgctagTGCAGCATTATATTTATCCTATCCATTGTGTCAGCTAATTATCTTCTAGTTAAGGTACATTTTCAACGAGGGTTATGGTCTGTAACAATCAAAAAACTTTTCTTGTTTATATTCACACTTGGCCTGTTGAGATGTAATATGAATATGCATCTACTGTTATACTGCTTAACAGAGAGCTGACTACATTAAAGTTCATACTGAATCTGTGATGCTGATCTTTTCTCTAGTGTGCAATGCCTGCTTTGAATTTTGTATCTTTTATGTATCTGTATGCCGCTCACGGGGATGAACTTTTAACCACAAATTCTTCAACACTCGTTACACTCCTCACAACCATTAGACCACCTCTTGGGGATTGGGGCTTTATCTATTCAGTTAGACTTTTAGGAGCCTTGTCCTTTAATTCTTCAAAGAGTTTGTTGCGCATCAAAAGTTAGAGGTTTTAAGCATGGCCTTTGGTACCTTTTAGTATGAGTAGGACCAAAGCCAGAGCTTTAGATAAGGGTACTTTTCTTTATGTTTTTTGTTGAGATTGAATAATCCCTTTGTTTTGAGAAACTTTTTTTTGCCGCATGATATAGGGTTAGGTTAGATGACACCTCCACTTTGAGTTGCACTAACCTTTTAGTAATAAGCAGTGTTGTTAAAATCGCGATTGATCGCGCTTCGCGAGCAGTGCGAG
This region includes:
- the LOC108205804 gene encoding uncharacterized protein LOC108205804 isoform X1: MENRWAKMEARMRDERQQIPEEADEALVLEGLAEDFRLPINHRPTENVDLDNVEQASLDTQLTSSNVGFRLLQKMGWKGKGLGKNEQGITEPIKSGIRDPRLGIGKQEEDDYFTAEENIQRKKLDIEVEETEEIAKKREVLAEREQKIQTEVKEIRKVFFCELCNKQYKLAVEFEGHLSSYDHNHRKRFKEMREMHGSSSRDDRQKREQQRQEREMAKFAQMADAHKQQQQQQQQQQQQQQQQQQDESGTEAVTSSGKSVTALADQDQRKVLKFGFSSKSGTSKSSFGNAAKKPKKPVVSVFSNDSDDE
- the LOC108205804 gene encoding uncharacterized protein LOC108205804 isoform X3, with the translated sequence MENRWAKMEARMRDERQQIPEEADEALVLEGLAEDFRLPINHRPTENVDLDNVEQASLDTQLTSSNVGFRLLQKMGWKGKGLGKNEQGITEPIKSGIRDPRLGIGKQEEDDYFTAEENIQRKKLDIEVEETEEIAKKREVLAEREQKIQTEVKEIRKVFFCELCNKQYKLAVEFEGHLSSYDHNHRKRFKEMREMHGSSSRDDRQKREQQRQEREMAKFAQMADAHKQQQQQQQDESGTEAVTSSGKSVTALADQDQRKVLKFGFSSKSGTSKSSFGNAAKKPKKPVVSVFSNDSDDE
- the LOC108205804 gene encoding uncharacterized protein LOC108205804 isoform X4; the protein is MENRWAKMEARMRDERQQIPEEADEALVLEGLAEDFRLPINHRPTENVDLDNVEQASLDTQLTSSNVGFRLLQKMGWKGKGLGKNEQGITEPIKSGIRDPRLGIGKQEEDDYFTAEENIQRKKLDIEVEETEEIAKKREVLAEREQKIQTEVKEIRKVFFCELCNKQYKLAVEFEGHLSSYDHNHRKRFKEMREMHGSSSRDDRQKREQQRQEREMAKFAQMADAHKQQQQQDESGTEAVTSSGKSVTALADQDQRKVLKFGFSSKSGTSKSSFGNAAKKPKKPVVSVFSNDSDDE
- the LOC108205804 gene encoding uncharacterized protein LOC108205804 isoform X2, whose protein sequence is MENRWAKMEARMRDERQQIPEEADEALVLEGLAEDFRLPINHRPTENVDLDNVEQASLDTQLTSSNVGFRLLQKMGWKGKGLGKNEQGITEPIKSGIRDPRLGIGKQEEDDYFTAEENIQRKKLDIEVEETEEIAKKREVLAEREQKIQTEVKEIRKVFFCELCNKQYKLAVEFEGHLSSYDHNHRKRFKEMREMHGSSSRDDRQKREQQRQEREMAKFAQMADAHKQQQQQQQQDESGTEAVTSSGKSVTALADQDQRKVLKFGFSSKSGTSKSSFGNAAKKPKKPVVSVFSNDSDDE